TGCTGTGCACACCCCAGACTTCCATGTCCCTCTGCTGATATCCACTCCCCCCTCCATCACCTGCCTGCCCCTCTGGGCCTTTTCACACATAAGAGCCAAGCCACTCACCACTGGCCGATCCACGGAGATTGTATTTTCAACTTCCCTGTGAGAAACACAAAAATGAGGGGATCTCAGTGTCACCAGAAGTAGGAAGCATAGAGGGGATTTGCTCAGATCACATGGCTTCTTGGAGCCAAGTTGGGACTGACTTCGAGAGAATCCCAAGAACTAACATCTCCTGCTACAGGTACCATCCCCTGCAGCCAAGTGCAAATACAGGGGTTCTTGTTAGCTTTGTCTAGATGTCCCCAAATGCCTGACCCAGCCACCTACCCATGGACCTTGTGTTTCTTTTAGGGATCAAGGTCCAAGTGGCAGGACCTATGAACACATCTGTGGTGACCAAGAGGGCAAGATGTGGCCTTGCTGGCTTCCCTGGCCACCCTGTCTAAAAGTTCAATGACCCCCAACCAGTCCTATGcctcttctcattttatttttcctttgtatcaCCTATCTAACATACTCTACATACCTCTTCCTATACATTGTTGTCTCATGATGGAATATtaagccccatgagggcagggatttctttctgtttaattCACTGCCTCAGTGCCAATAGGAAGAATGCCTGGAgcatagcaggtgctcattaATTATCTGTGggttggatgggtgggtggatgatggatggaaGTGGGGGAGATGTGGCCAGTGGCTCAGGAGGAGGGTAAGAGGTGCAGCCTGGTCAATGTATCTCAGCTCTCCGATCTCTAGAATGGGCCATGTGGGCTCTTAGGGATGCGTGTGGAAAGCGGACTGGGACTCACTCAGAGAGGTTCCTCTTTTCAGAGAAGACCCGGAGGATGAACTCCCCCTCCTGGTGGGGCTCGTAGGTGGAGGGCACAATGACGTACTCGCTGGGAGGCAGGCGGAAGCGCTCAGACACCTCCCGCATGTTGATGTAGGTTTTGCTCCTGGCCTTGGAGGCGTTGTACAGGAAGAAGTCCTTCTGCAGGTGCTGCTTGTTCCCATGCatctgagagagagaggagccCAGGGGACCTGAGCCCCTCAGGAGGGACACCCTGTCCCGCTCACAGTCCTTCTCCAGGGAGTCCTCCTTCCCAGCTTTCTGGTCACCCATTTCATGGTCAGGACCTACTGGCTTCCAATTCCCAAGACCTCAAATAGCTTCAACATCCCTGGAGCTCCCTACCCCGtatcctcttccttttctgttgtGATCCAGAGGTGAAGGTCAAGTCTGGCATCCCCCACTAGGGGCCACTTACCAGAACTTCTGCTGGTCAGCTCCAGATCACCTCCAGGCGGGGGGAAGGAACccaaggagggagggggctgtggttGGGGCCTGAGGGAGGCGATTCCTCCATCCCAAAGAGAGCAGTCACCCTCAGAATTTGTCTATGTGACTCTGTGTGCGAGTGTGCACGAGAGAAGATGAGTGTGTGACAGtcaggtgggaggggagaaggggctcATCACAGGGGTGGTGGATGGGAGGCCGTGCAGTACCCTGAGGCACCCACTCTGGAGTTAGGTAATGTGGGCAAGGCCCTCTCTTGTCATTGTCCTGCCCACAACCCCACAGGAAGCTTCCCGATGTGCCACAGATGGGCACTGGACCCTGGGGAACGCCGCGCACTGCTGGCTGCTCCACTTCTGTACCTCTTTGGGAACCttgaggagaaacagaaaatgaagatgCTCAGGTTCTATGGATTTCAGATCTGAATAGGGATGGAAATCTTGCTAGAAGGGATGCTATCAAGCATAGAGTGAATGCTGGGGTCTAGCTCCCCATGTACCTACCcagacagcccccaccccactccgCCTCCTCCAGACGGGGTTTTTCCACTCATAACAAACTTGTAAGAGGTTCTGACACAAGTGGGCCTGATACCAGGAATTCTGGGGGTTTCCAAGTATTGAGAAGCCTCCCGAGAGCCTCCTCCCTGAAAAGGTGTTTCCTGAGCTGAAGCTGGTCAGGGACAGCACACCTCGTAGATGGCGAAGCCGATGGTGAAGAGGTTGGCCCCCAGCTTCCGGTCCTTCCGCCGGTTCTTCTGCATCAGGGCCACTAGGAAGCTGCAGATCACCTCAGAGTCATCAGGGTCATCATCCTCCTCCAGGAGCTTCAGACGGTACTGCGGGTTGGTCCAGAAAGTGTCTGTGCCCCCAACCCCGAAAGGAATCATACATTCAGATCTGCCTCTCAGAGAAAGGGCAGGACAGGAAATGAGACAGAGAGAACCTATTTATCTCCATCCCTCCATATCTAGGTGTTCAAGTATGTATGGAAAAAATGATTCGGgcatttgtttaattattttgttgTGGGGAGGTAGCCTTTATACCTTTATACAGGTGGAGCTGCACTGATGGGCCGTGtggctcctccttcctctctgaacTTTTATCCTCAGTCTTTGCTGATGGCTTCACTTTCCTCACCTGCCCCTTCAGTGCTGTTGGTCCCCAGGATGTAGTCCTGGGACTCTCCTCTCACCCATCACTCTGCCTCCCTAGGTTGTCTTAGCCACTTCCACTGTTTAACTGCTCCCTACAAGCTGATGATGCCTGAGCTGACgatctcagcctcagtttctcttttgactccctccctccctttttctttcttccttcctctctcccttcatttgctcttccctccctccttcctttcttcctcttctttccattcttccttccttcctccacaaATATATACTGAGTCCCTGACGTATAACCAAGTACCATTCTCATTTGTGCACCCAGTTCTCTGTCACACATCTTCACGTGGATATTCTACAGATGCCTCAGACTTTCTATGTCCCAGAGTAAACTTCCCTCCCTGCAAGCCCACAGTCAACTCCATCAGAAACAAACAGCACACCAGTTTTTTTCTCTAGTCTGTCTCATGCTGCATCATTGGTACCATCCACTTAGGTTCCCAACTCAATGTCGAAGTCAGTCTTCCTCCTTCCGTCTTCCCTCTCCACATCACCCAATCTTCTCTCCCCTCAACCTGCCTCGTGGCCCCCACACCCCAATCTCTGCTGCTCCTGACTTGGCCTAGGCTTTCATTGTCTCTGGCTTGAACCCTTGTAGTAGCTGCTAACTTAGTCCTCCAGTCCCATCCTCAGCATTCTGAACACAGTCCTGTTCTGACAcaacaacctgattaaaagttGCCACCAGCTCCTTGATGCAACCTCCTCAGCATGGAGGCTTCCTTCTCAGTAAAATGGGGAGGGTTTAATAAGATAACGTATGTCTGGGGCTTAGTAGAGCCTCTGCAAGAGCTAGTTAATTTTATTCTACCTGGAACTTGTTCTGCTTGGACCCTTCCCCCGTCCAGAGCATCCCCCACCTGGGAAGTTGCGGCAGCCTCCAGCAGAGCACCCCCTCACCCAGCGGCCCTCATTCACGGACACGGTCCAAGTCTGAAGCTTGTCGGACTCCAGGGCATCAGCTGTGAGGTTGCAGATCTCCAGCTTTGTGAAATGGTAGATGAAATCATCATATGACATCCTGAGAGGTTGGAAGAAGAGACAGACCCATGTGGGAGGCTGGGAAAGGTAAGACTCCAGGATTAACACAGCACAATAAATAGTCCAGAGGAACTTGGTCATGGTCCTTGAGAGGACTCTGTCCTTCCTTTGTAAGGTAAAGACAGTCAGTTATGATGTATCTATTGCAATAATGACTCAAACTCATCTGTTCTTGATGGGAGAGCTTGGCAGCAATTCATTTCTCCAAAATGTCACTGTGTGCCActctcctgggccccaggcaCCGTGCATGcacaggggaaagagagagaactggGGAAGGACTGACAGTTAAGCAAGCAATTTTAATGGTGATGAGTATCACATAAATTCATCCCAATCGTGGGGAAAATAAGGGAGTCCTGAAGAAAGTTCCCTTTGATCTAAGATTTGAAGGCTGAGTAGAAATGATCTGAGTGAGGGTGAGGGTGGCATTGGGCGAGCAGAGTAAGTAGAGCTTGCTTGGCTCAGAAAACAGGTCTGTGGGGGACGGGAACAAGTGGCTGGGCAGCGTGCatggcaggagggcagagggaggcaggagccacGTCGTGCTGGCCTGGTCCTGGGCTTAGTCATCACTAGGACTCAGCAGGCTCCTCTCAAAACCCCAGTCTTGCTGAGCCTCTGACTAGAGTTGGAGAACAGGGCCCAGATGTCCCAAGGGCTGGAATCTGACAGCCACTGTCCAGGGATTGAGGTTTGAGATTTCAGCTCCCACCCCATCCGTTAACCTTCAGGGTCCTCCTGGGTCCTGGACTCACCAGAACTCTCCATCCTCAGTGACCTGGTGCTCCAGACGGGCCTTCTCGTCTTTGTCCACAAAGCTCCAGTCCTTCCAACTggagagaaaatgaaggagatacggaaggaagaagaaaggcaagGCCTGGTGTGGGTTGGGACAGGAGGGATCAGAGGAATATGAAGAAGTTCAGAGAGTAGCTCATCTCCAAACTGCAGCCAGTGTGAACCAGCGAAATGCAAATCTGATCTGAGACCCTCAGTGTAAGTCCCAGTAATTGCTTTCTACCATCCTCAGGATTAATATCAAGCTCCCTAAATGGTGTATGACGGCTTGACTCTTCTCTGGCTGAGTCTTTAGCCATTCTTCACATTTAAAGGTTAGGAGTTGGGCTCTGGAAATagataaactgggatttcaatTTAATAATACCAGTTGTAATCTgcggcaagtcacttaacctctctcagcTTCTGTCTCTCAACTGCAAAAGAAGAATGATTATATGGCCTACCTCATAGGGCTGTGATgagcaagaaaggaaataatgcaCAGAAAACGTTTAGAACAGTCCCTGCCATCTAATAAGTACCTGTCTGAGTTTCTGAGAGGAAGACCAcatccccttctcttctctgtggaTCATTGGTTTTAAGGGCAATTTTGGACCAAGGATTTGTAGTGCTCTTGTGGCTCAGCACCCAACCCAGCCTTGCCTCAGGCCCTGTTGTCCCCTACTTGTGGGTCACCTCACCTACCTGTCACTCCAGGAGCCATTCCACTCCACTTGGCCCCAGGGGTTCCGCAGCCGCACCAGCTTCACTTTCTCGCCCTGGAACAGGGCCTGGGAGCGGGGATAAAGGGAGAAGCTGTCACTCTGTGCCCTGGCTGGAAAGGGGGTCTTCTGTCTTGccctgaaggctggggtgggaatggggagAGAGTCCCATGCAGGGGGCTGCCCTGCCTGGTCCTTGTCAAGGAGACTAATCAGAAGCTCCCTATGGGATGTCAGGGTGACGGGTCAGAAGCTCAGAACTGAGTCTGCAGGCATCAGGCTTGGCCATCACCTTACCATCAGCTAAGAAATGACTTCCCCAGCGAACATCTGGCCATTATGAGctttgggggaggaggcagggcataATAATGTAGGGCTCTGCTAGCACATTAGGTGTCTTTGcgtaaattagaaaaaaatgcccCTCCTGACtgaggaaatacagaaaatatccACTCTCAATAGATTAATCAGAAAAAGGTACCCCTTCCCCCAGGCTGCTGCATGGGCTGCTGCAGAAGACGGCCCCTCTCTGCTCATCCCTGTGAACAGGACTCAACCTGCCCAACTGTGCACAAGGGGCCTGACCAGGTTCTTGTCTCCGATGCGACCCAAAAAAGGCCAGATGTCCCAGTGGGGAAGCCCACAGGGAGCAATATGTAACTTGTTGACCTTGAAAAACAAGAAACTCAAGAGCCCATGAAATGAACTTCATAAAACCAAATTGAATTCTATTTGTTCCTTGGTAATGTTGGGAAATTGCCATCTTTAGCACTAAAGACAAAGATAAACTGAGCACCATCTGGTGGCAAGATCCATTTCTACCAGTCCAAAGGGTCTCCTTCAACCCCAGGCACTTGGCCCAGGTGTCTGATGGGAGGCAAACTCTGAGCATATGAAGGGGCACAGAAAGCCACGTCCTGACTTGGGGAAGTTCACCCAAGTAGCCCCTCGGGTCCTGTCTCACCAAGCCCCGCCAGGCTCACCTCCTCCAGCCCAGTGACTGAGTAGGCATGGCCTTTGACCAGCCCGCAGGACATTCTTGTCTCGTATTGAACTGGAACAATGGTCTGTGGAGTGAAAACCAGACAGCCTGTCAGGGGTTGCTGCCTGAGATAAAGTTCACACTGGTTCACATCTTGGGTTCACGAGGATGAGGACTCCCAGCCATGAGAAGACCCTTACTAGCCCTTTAAGAGAGCCAAGAGGACACAGCCCAGATAAGTGCTTTCCCTCAAGCTGGTTCCCTGACACTTGGAGAGCATCGTGGAGGCTGGCCCTCTTTTCTGGATCCCTTGGGGTCTTCCAAAGGAGAAAGTGGGGCAGATGGAGGCCGCCACTTCCCCTGAGCCCACCCAGGGTTAACTATTCCTGGAAGAGAAAGGGATTGAGAAAAGGGGTGGGATGAAACATGTAGGTCTAACCTTTTATCTTTAcatcccctcacctcctccacaaACCCTAGAACATGATATCCAAGAAATCACCAAAAGTCACAGCAACCAGGAGAATTCTGAGGAGGCCAGAGGAGAGTCCTGCTCAGACATGACTGTGCCTCGGGGAGCTGGGGTAGCTCTTCCATTTGAGATTTCCGAGTTGCCGCCACAGGAGATCCTTAGCAGAAAGGCTGGCTTGATTGCCAAAGCCCAGTGAGCCGTAGACCTAGACGGGTCTCTGCGGCTTCACTTTGCTTGCTAACGTAACAGCTCTAAGAGGAGCATCTGGAGCCCTTTTCAAGGTGAGGAGTGCGTGCAGGGCCAGGACTTTTGGCATCTCAGCCTCTTCCAGATTTGAATCTTTATAGGACCCAGAGCATTTTGAAtaaaaagggaggggaagggagattCACACATCCCTCAGTTCCAGACCAGGGAAATCGCTGGAAATGACTCTTTGGGCATTACTTATGCAGATCTATTCCACTGCTGGCCATCTGTCCTACGGAAATCCTCACAGGCAGACACAAAGATGTATCTATTTAggatgttcattgtagcattttaaaatgacagcaaaacagaaaaaaaaaagcaatcgaATTTCCCAGTAACAGAGTATTGGGTAAACAAATTATAACATATCTGTATGTTGGAATATTGTGCAGCCACTGAAAAATGTCATAGGAGACATACTGAGAATATAATTCTTACTGGCGCATTAGGAATATAAAGCTAACTGGGAAAAGGATGCTACAAAGAGGTATGTACAGTatgacagtattttaaaaataaaaatttatattaagtGGATGCATAGAAAAATCCTAGAAGGATATACACCAAATGTTAAGAGTTACTATCTTTAGCTGGGGAGATCTAGGTTAATTTTCCCTCTACTATATGGCACGTATTGCTTCTGAAAGTACTGCACTATGAGCTCTGTGAGGGGGAGACTTTGCTTCGTCACCAGAATACTGAACAAAGGGgagagaattttctttctttgctagaAGAGTGCCTGGTGCCTAGTAGGAGCGCAAtaaaatatgtgttgaataaatgaatgactgatttagaagaagagaaatattttaaaataaaattaagtctcTCTCTCCTATTTCTGCCTGTtaactcattatcagagaaactGCCTGGACCCTGGAGTATGAAGAAACTCCCCCAGAGATTCCCCCCAAAagctgctgcccccacctccttcaGGACCTCGGAGCAGGCAAGTTATTCGAGCCCAGAGCCTTGGGAGGCCCCAGGAGGAGTGTGTGCGTGACGCACTGGCTGCTGAGGGGAGTCTGACACCACCCACAGTGGGGCCGGGTCATGCAGGCGGGAGGGATGGTCAGTCCTGATCATCGGAGGGGTACACACCCGGGTCGGTCTGTCATCTGAGCCTCTGGGAAGGAGGTCTGAGTCACTGAGCCGCGAGTTATCCATATTCCTCACCATCCGTGCAATCAACTCCCCCATATTCATCCCAGAGGGAGAGGTTCCATAGGTCATGTTTGTGCCATCCTGAGGCCCGATGGGGAGGGTAGGGGATAGtccaggagagggagaaagagcaaACAAGGGAGGGTGATAGAAAGGGCAGGCGACAGAAGGAAGGGAAcagacaaaggaaaagaggagaaataaatagagcatgaatggagaaaagatagagAATAGTGATGCAGAAAGAAAACATTCCTCTATGGGTGCTCTATGCTAGCTGACTTTCCCAAGCTTTCCTGTCTCCTGAGTGGACAAGGAGAAGGAGGGACAGGAATTCGGCTTGGGAAATCCTTCCTCAGCAGTGGAAATCGCTAAGACTAATCATTATACATTGAGCAGCCACCAGGGAAGGTGTGTCTGCCATCCCCTTACCCTTGGCTCTGGTCTCAGTCCACACCACTTTGTTGCACTGAGAGGGGGCCTGCAGGCTGAGTTGCTCTCAGGTTACAGCACAAAGCCCATGTCCCAAGTTGGGGATACGACCAAAGCTCAATGCTTGGGAGGCTTTCCTAGGGTACTGGTGGGCTCAGGTCCATAGCCAAGTATGTGGCCAACTTAATAGGGGCATGCTGGGACTGAGAAACACCGGCCACAGAGGCCTGTACTGACGTAGGCCTTTGGACCTATTCCCACCAAAATTCCAGGGCTTGGAATGTCCTTTTCCAGTGTCTTTATCAGAACTCTCCAGAAACTACTCCCTTGAGAAATTCCCAATTTTTAAAGTTGAGAGCCAGTTCCTGCTTCCTAAAACAAAACATCCACCCTGTCCCAGAGGAAAGTCCTATGCTGCTATTCATGGAGTAAGGCTTCCCAGTAGTTGGCAGCTCCCTGgcccgctccccccaccccagacttacATCAATGGAGCAGCCCATGAGGGAGCCCCTCTCGATGGCTTTCTTCATGATCTTGTACATGTCTCTGGGAGCatccctgatttcaaaatactCTGTCACTCCTCCTGTGAAGTCCTCCATGGCCTCTGTAGTGTTCCCACCTTTCAGGGCTTCATATGAACCATGGAGCCTTGGAGAGAGGATGAAGACCACTCTGGGGTCACAGGGTCCCAGGAAACATGACCCAGGTACCACTGTTACCAGAACTTTACTCTTGGGTCCTGTGATGTTCTCTTATCAATTCTCCAGTAACTCTGGAAGCTATTGGAACAGGCGCCATGATTCCCTTTCTTCACAATGGAGAAACTGAGCTCCAGAGGCTAAGTGACCAGCCAAGGACACAGAGAGGAGAAACACTGGGACTGGAGCCCAGCTAGTCCCACTTCCTGATAGTTCGCTTTCCACTATACTCTGAAGCTGATGTGGGGCCTCGTTAAAGCCATTAATTAGCTGGGGTGAAGCTTCTGAGTTGAGAGACTACATAGCTTTATTAATATATTGTGAGCTCATGAGGTTGAGCCAAGCAAGACTCTGGGATCTGGGCTCCAGAGACGTAATGCTCAGATCCAGGACTTGCAGTGCCACCATGAAGGCAGGATTAAAGAGATAACTTCTGGAAGCCAAAGCTAAAGATGTCCTAcacactttatttttacttttagtgGTTTTAGTGAGAGTCATTGCTGCCTGGACCTGATCTTCTCTGACTTTGCAGCACagttgaacacacacacacacacacacacacacacacgcctcctCTCACAAGTGAAACCTTGGCTGGGTTTTGCAGTCCACCTCCTGGCCTCTAGCCCTGCCTCACACTCTAAAGTGCTGCCTTACTTAGCATAAGCCTTCTCCAGCAGAGCACTCCAGAACTCATTGCGGTGGTTGGATTTGGTGAAAACCAGTTGATTGTTGTAAGTTGGCAGGCAGTCATCAATAACCACGTCCACCCAGTCTCCGTAGCGCCAGAACTGCACAGAAGTGTCAAGCACAGAGTCACATCCTCAGATTACCATTGGGAAATGTGTCCCTACCCCACAGTCCTTAGAATTCTCTGATCCCAAAGCCGTCCCATTTCTTCGGCTCTGCATCTTGGTGCTTGTTCATATTATTCTGGGTTTGGGGTGTGTGAGTCTTTCTCTAACTGAActatgagctccttgaaggcaggaagtAAGTTAAAAACCACCTTGTCTCTTCCACACAGTCCAGCTCAGTATGGGGGTTGTAGGTGCTCCGTGCTTATCTGAGGCCTTGAGATTTTCCTTCTCCtgctcagtaggtctggggtggggcttaGGTGTCAATATTTTTAGGTGTCTCAgctgattctaatgtgcagtcagggttgagaactACTGGTCTATGTGAAGACAATGTATGATTTGTGTATTTCTTGATGACAAACAAGGTAGAAGTTGCTGTTGAAGAAGAAAGTCTGACATGGAAGAGGAGTGTGGCCCAGAATACACTCTGGCTGTAGCAGGAACACTGTCCAATAGTCTCATCTCTGGACAATGTTCTTTTCTGAACAAGTCAGTTTGACTGAAGAAAACCAAATGTAGTTTAATTCCCTTCTAATGACATTTTCTCCCCTATGGACAAGACGGCAAACATTTGTCTGGTCTTTGTGTTTATGGTCCTTTGATGTCAGACCTTTTAAATATAAGAGGGAAGCTAATGGCTAGGTGGCATAGGGAGGAAACAGCATTTAGAGTCCAGCTGCCTTGCCCGTGCTCAGACGGCAGCAGGACGCTGGTCCTGAACCTGCAGGGACCTTTTCTGAGTCTTGGGATACAAGATCAACTGACAATTTGGGTCAGTCCCAGGACATTCGGAGCCTTCAGGGATGTAGACAGGTTGATGCCTCAGAACCCCTGCTAGGTGCCCACATAGGAAGCTCACTTCAGTTCTGGGCTAGCACGGGGTTTGGCTCTTTGCCAGGACAATTTGGATCCAGAAAGTTCCCAATGGCTGAATTGATTCTGGAACCAAAAGACTCATTTCTGGTTCAAATCAGAAACCTGGCCCCCAGATTAACCAGACTTTTCTTCCAAAGCCTAGAAAGGGTGAGTGATAGACTTGGTACAGACCTGTGTTAAAGGGACACGGGTAAACAGGGGCTGCAGTCGTGGACGGGATTTCCTTTACAATCTAAAGGTCCAGTGTCTTAGGGACTTACTTGAGAAGGGCTGCTGGTAACAACATGGCAGCCAGCCAGCTAGAGAGGCAAAAATAGACCACGGGCTGGCAAACAGGATATCTTCCTGCCTTTCTTGGGCCTAGCGGAAGGTGTGGGGGTTTGGCAGGAGGAAGAGATAAACAACTGCTTCCTCACTGGCTTGAGGCCTAAGGGGGTCCCTGCCCACAGCCATGGCCAGATGGGCGGGTGGAACCTTTCCTAGAGCCACTGGGAAGTCAAGGCTGGGAGACAGTGGTGGGTGGACGGCAGCTGGCCCTCTTAACTCCATTCCCATGACCTCACCTGGAAGTGAAAGATCCCTGCGTAGTTTTCGGTGAAGCTCTGATCATGGGGTATGACTCGGAAAAGCAGGCGCTTATTCAGGGTCAGGCAAGCGATGGCTGCGAGAAACCAGCAGTCCCCTGCAGACAAACACGTGGCAGAGGTCACAGGAAGGCCTGCACCTCCAGGGAAggagaccccctccccaccagctgctctgcttctctggagaagggGGCTCACTGTCCTACTTTCAGGCCTGACCTTAGAGAGGTGTCAGCCCAGGGAAGGAGCTTGATGGCAGTCCCTGGACCATGTGATCAACAGGGGAACTGACTCCCTCGTGACAGGTTTTCTGAGGGCTGTAGGTAATTCCTCCATCTGCAGTATAAGCTCACTTCCTTTCTGGACCTCAGTGGAGGTGGAGCAGTAGGTGATCATAATTGGGTCATTCTTTTTAATGCCTGTAGGAAGTCTGCCTGCCCCATACCTTTGCAATGTGAGTGCATTTCCCCTCCTGACCTTGGCGGATACTGAGCATCTGAGAGTCATCAGTCCAGCCGATTTGCATTGTAAGGAAAGCAGGTAAGTAGTTGGAGGTGAcactttgctgtgtgtgtgtgtatgtgtgactgcCTAAGGGGCAGGCCTAGAACATTAACAGAGCACAGGCTAAGTTATGCAAGGCTTTTGTTGT
This DNA window, taken from Camelus dromedarius isolate mCamDro1 chromosome 5, mCamDro1.pat, whole genome shotgun sequence, encodes the following:
- the CAPN3 gene encoding calpain-3 isoform X1, translating into MPTVISSSVAPRTEAEPRSPGPIPQAAQGKNTEAGGGNPSGIYSAIISRNFPIIGVKEKTFEQLHKKCLEKKVLYVDPEFPPDETSLFYSQKFPIQFVWKRPPEICENPRFIIGGANRTDICQGDLGDCWFLAAIACLTLNKRLLFRVIPHDQSFTENYAGIFHFQFWRYGDWVDVVIDDCLPTYNNQLVFTKSNHRNEFWSALLEKAYAKLHGSYEALKGGNTTEAMEDFTGGVTEYFEIRDAPRDMYKIMKKAIERGSLMGCSIDDGTNMTYGTSPSGMNMGELIARMVRNMDNSRLSDSDLLPRGSDDRPTRTIVPVQYETRMSCGLVKGHAYSVTGLEEALFQGEKVKLVRLRNPWGQVEWNGSWSDSWKDWSFVDKDEKARLEHQVTEDGEFWMSYDDFIYHFTKLEICNLTADALESDKLQTWTVSVNEGRWVRGCSAGGCRNFPDTFWTNPQYRLKLLEEDDDPDDSEVICSFLVALMQKNRRKDRKLGANLFTIGFAIYEVPKEMHGNKQHLQKDFFLYNASKARSKTYINMREVSERFRLPPSEYVIVPSTYEPHQEGEFILRVFSEKRNLSEEVENTISVDRPVPIIFVSDRANSNKELGVDQESEEGKDKTSPDKQEKSPQVSEHVHERGGQPTTEPQPGNTDQESEEQQQFRNIFRQIAGDDMEICADELKNILNRVVSKHKDLKTQGFTLESCRSMIALMDTDGSGRLNLQEFHHLWKKIKAWQKIFKHYDSDQSGTINSYEMRNAVNDAGFHLNNQLYDIITMRYADKYMNIDFDSFICCFVRLEGMFRAFHAFDKDGDGIIKLNVLEWLQLTMYA
- the CAPN3 gene encoding calpain-3 isoform X3, with the translated sequence MPTVISSSVAPRTEAEPRSPGPIPQAAQGKNTEAGGGNPSGIYSAIISRNFPIIGVKEKTFEQLHKKCLEKKVLYVDPEFPPDETSLFYSQKFPIQFVWKRPPEICENPRFIIGGANRTDICQGDLGDCWFLAAIACLTLNKRLLFRVIPHDQSFTENYAGIFHFQFWRYGDWVDVVIDDCLPTYNNQLVFTKSNHRNEFWSALLEKAYAKLHGSYEALKGGNTTEAMEDFTGGVTEYFEIRDAPRDMYKIMKKAIERGSLMGCSIDTIVPVQYETRMSCGLVKGHAYSVTGLEEALFQGEKVKLVRLRNPWGQVEWNGSWSDSWKDWSFVDKDEKARLEHQVTEDGEFWMSYDDFIYHFTKLEICNLTADALESDKLQTWTVSVNEGRWVRGCSAGGCRNFPDTFWTNPQYRLKLLEEDDDPDDSEVICSFLVALMQKNRRKDRKLGANLFTIGFAIYEVPKEMHGNKQHLQKDFFLYNASKARSKTYINMREVSERFRLPPSEYVIVPSTYEPHQEGEFILRVFSEKRNLSEEVENTISVDRPVPIIFVSDRANSNKELGVDQESEEGKDKTSPDKQEKSPQVSEHVHERGGQPTTEPQPGNTDQESEEQQQFRNIFRQIAGDDMEICADELKNILNRVVSKHKDLKTQGFTLESCRSMIALMDTDGSGRLNLQEFHHLWKKIKAWQKIFKHYDSDQSGTINSYEMRNAVNDAGFHLNNQLYDIITMRYADKYMNIDFDSFICCFVRLEGMFRAFHAFDKDGDGIIKLNVLEWLQLTMYA
- the CAPN3 gene encoding calpain-3 isoform X4, encoding MPTVISSSVAPRTEAEPRSPGPIPQAAQGKNTEAGGGNPSGIYSAIISRNFPIIGVKEKTFEQLHKKCLEKKVLYVDPEFPPDETSLFYSQKFPIQFVWKRPPEICENPRFIIGGANRTDICQGDLGDCWFLAAIACLTLNKRLLFRVIPHDQSFTENYAGIFHFQFWRYGDWVDVVIDDCLPTYNNQLVFTKSNHRNEFWSALLEKAYAKLHGSYEALKGGNTTEAMEDFTGGVTEYFEIRDAPRDMYKIMKKAIERGSLMGCSIDDGTNMTYGTSPSGMNMGELIARMVRNMDNSRLSDSDLLPRGSDDRPTRTIVPVQYETRMSCGLVKGHAYSVTGLEEALFQGEKVKLVRLRNPWGQVEWNGSWSDSWKDWSFVDKDEKARLEHQVTEDGEFWMSYDDFIYHFTKLEICNLTADALESDKLQTWTVSVNEGRWVRGCSAGGCRNFPDTFWTNPQYRLKLLEEDDDPDDSEVICSFLVALMQKNRRKDRKLGANLFTIGFAIYEVPKEMHGNKQHLQKDFFLYNASKARSKTYINMREVSERFRLPPSEYVIVPSTYEPHQEGEFILRVFSEKRNLSEEVENTISVDRPVPQPGNTDQESEEQQQFRNIFRQIAGDDMEICADELKNILNRVVSKHKDLKTQGFTLESCRSMIALMDTDGSGRLNLQEFHHLWKKIKAWQKIFKHYDSDQSGTINSYEMRNAVNDAGFHLNNQLYDIITMRYADKYMNIDFDSFICCFVRLEGMFRAFHAFDKDGDGIIKLNVLEWLQLTMYA
- the CAPN3 gene encoding calpain-3 isoform X2, whose translation is MPTVISSSVAPRTEAEPRSPGPIPQAAQGKNTEAGGGNPSGIYSAIISRNFPIIGVKEKTFEQLHKKCLEKKVLYVDPEFPPDETSLFYSQKFPIQFVWKRPPEICENPRFIIGGANRTDICQGDLGDCWFLAAIACLTLNKRLLFRVIPHDQSFTENYAGIFHFQFWRYGDWVDVVIDDCLPTYNNQLVFTKSNHRNEFWSALLEKAYAKLHGSYEALKGGNTTEAMEDFTGGVTEYFEIRDAPRDMYKIMKKAIERGSLMGCSIDDGTNMTYGTSPSGMNMGELIARMVRNMDNSRLSDSDLLPRGSDDRPTRTIVPVQYETRMSCGLVKGHAYSVTGLEEALFQGEKVKLVRLRNPWGQVEWNGSWSDSWKDWSFVDKDEKARLEHQVTEDGEFWMSYDDFIYHFTKLEICNLTADALESDKLQTWTVSVNEGRWVRGCSAGGCRNFPDTFWTNPQYRLKLLEEDDDPDDSEVICSFLVALMQKNRRKDRKLGANLFTIGFAIYEVPKEMHGNKQHLQKDFFLYNASKARSKTYINMREVSERFRLPPSEYVIVPSTYEPHQEGEFILRVFSEKRNLSEEVENTISVDRPVPIIFVSDRANSNKELGVDQESEEGKDKTSPDKQEKSPQPQPGNTDQESEEQQQFRNIFRQIAGDDMEICADELKNILNRVVSKHKDLKTQGFTLESCRSMIALMDTDGSGRLNLQEFHHLWKKIKAWQKIFKHYDSDQSGTINSYEMRNAVNDAGFHLNNQLYDIITMRYADKYMNIDFDSFICCFVRLEGMFRAFHAFDKDGDGIIKLNVLEWLQLTMYA